A DNA window from Anastrepha ludens isolate Willacy chromosome 6, idAnaLude1.1, whole genome shotgun sequence contains the following coding sequences:
- the LOC128865788 gene encoding NADH dehydrogenase [ubiquinone] 1 alpha subcomplex subunit 8 produces MVITNDITLPTDEELTVQELNLSTSSLKAGAFHLGKQCENQNNEFMLCRQELDDPRACINEGKAVTSCALDFFRKVKKTCHEEFLQYATCLDKSSGNMAFGHCRKTQGVFDKCISDNLGIERPDYGYFTRAKIHSTTREAPPKPEKKVYPDATPGLPDDYPRPPAKYGARFHWLE; encoded by the exons ATGGTTATTACTAATGATATCACTTTGCCTACGGATGAAGAGCTGACGGTGCAGGAGTTGAATTTGTCCACTTCATCACTCAAAGCTGGTGCATTCCATTTGGGAAAGCAGTGCGAAAATCAGAATAAT GAGTTTATGTTGTGTCGGCAAGAGCTAGATGATCCGCGGGCATGCATAAATGAAGGAAAAGCCGTAACAAGCTGTGCTTTGGATTTCTTCCGGAAAGTGAAAAAGACATGCCACGAAGAATTCTTGCAATATGCTACTTGTTTGGATAAAAGTAGTGGTAATATGGCGTTTGGACA TTGCCGAAAAACTCAAGGCGTGTTTGACAAATGTATATCTGATAATTTAGGTATTGAGCGCCCAGACTACGGGTATTTCACTCGAGCAAag attCATTCAACCACTCGCGAGGCACCTCCTAAACCCGAAAAGAAAGTATACCCCGACGCTACACCTGGTCTACCGGATGATTATCCCAGGCCACCAGCCAAGTATGGAGCTCGTTTCCACTGGCTGGAATAA